One window of the Microplitis demolitor isolate Queensland-Clemson2020A chromosome 10, iyMicDemo2.1a, whole genome shotgun sequence genome contains the following:
- the LOC103572929 gene encoding uncharacterized protein LOC103572929: protein MDRLTPILFLALISSAIAGPAVKTTFEKLTNYDYRGTTFYTARNLSLYECQERCRNRVDCQAVAFSFVVNPLAPIQNTMCELHNETSATNPDAQPQRAVNKYYMTKLQLRSENVCRRLWSFERVPNKMIRGLDNAIIYSSSKDACLASCLSERRFTCRSVEYNYMSLQCYLSDADRRSSGQYVQFVDAQGVDYFENLCLKPKDACKTPKIYQLPRIGVADDKIAQYVGLQYYVDKDLAVPTEASCKLACENEVSFLCRSFLYRGPPTGDSNNCQLFHLDHWTLPDGPSTYLNYERPLIDNGERIGTYYENVCEKGTPDLPLYIDPTEDPTAHLLRNGSDANCDKTGTCYDVSVDCKDTKIAVQVRTNKPFNGRIYALGRSETCNIDVANSDLFRLDLTMSGQDCNTQSVTGVYSNTVVLQHHSVVMTKADKIYRVKCTYDMSSKNITFGMMPIKDPDMISITSAPEAPAPKIKILDSRAREVETVRIGDKLIFRIEIPEDTPYGIFARSCVAMAKDSKSTFQIIDDEGCPVDTSIFPAFTADRNALQSVYEAFRFTESYGVIFQCNVKYCLGPCEPAICEWDHESLESWGKRKRRSVDNSTEEKTEDMTLSQEILVLDFGDEKQSEFLRSDASIDFNEADKTVTIVEPCPTKTSVLALGVACALLVLLYISTVFCYYMKKWLSPRKMMH, encoded by the exons aTGGACCGATTGACCCCGATCTTATTTCTAGCACTTATAAGTTCAGCCATAGCTGGCCCAG ccgTCAAGACGACGTTTGAAAAATTGACGAATTACGACTACCGTGGGACAACATTTTACACGGCACGTAATTTATCACTGTATGAATGCCAAGAGCGATGTAGGAACCGCGTCGATTGCCAAGCAGTTGCTTTTTCATTTGTCGTAAATCCGTTGGCGCCAATTCAAAATACGATGTGTGAGCTACACAACGAAACATCAGCGACAAATCCCGACGCACAGCCCCAACGTGCcgtcaataaatattacatgACTAAGCTTCAATTACGATCAG aaAATGTCTGCCGACGCTTGTGGTCATTCGAACGAGTGCCGAACAAGATGATCCGTGGGCTGGACAACGCAATTATTTACTCGTCTTCAAAGGACGCATGTTTGGCGTCATGTTTGAGCGAGCGTCGATTCACGTGCCGATCTGTCGAGTACAACTACATGTCGCTCCAGTGCTACTTGAGTGACGCAGACAGACGCTCTAGCGGACAGTACGTGCAGTTCGTCGATGCCCAAGGGGTGGATTACTTCGAGAATTTGTGTCTGAAGCCCAAAGATGCCTGCAAGACGCCTAAAATTTACCAGCTGCCCAGAATAGGCGTCGCAGATGACAAGATCGCTCAGTACGTCGGGCTGCAGTATTACGTCGACAAGGACCTCGCAGTCCCTACTGAGGCCTCATGTAAATTGGCTTGCGAGAACGAGGTCAGTTTTCTCTGTAGGTCGTTCCTATATCGCGGACCTCCGACGGGAGACAGCAACAACTGCCAGCTTTTCCATCTCGATCATTGGACACTCCCGGATGGGCCTTCgacttatttaaattacgaGCGCCCTCTTATTGATAATGGCGAGCGCATTGGGACTTACTACGAAAATGTCTGCGaga aaGGAACACCAGATTTGCCGCTTTATATCGATCCCACTGAGGATCCAACTGCCCATTTGTTGAGAAATGGATCCGATGCTAACTGTGACAAGACCGGCACTTGTTATGATg TTTCTGTGGATTGCAAGGACACGAAAATAGCCGTGCAAGTGCGCACGAACAAACCCTTCAATGGCAGAATTTATGCCTTAGGTCGGTCAGAAACCTGTAACATCGATGTCGCGAACAGCGACCTCTTTCGGTTGGATCTAACCATGTCAGGCCAGGATTGTAATACTCAGAGTGTC ACCGGTGTCTACTCCAACACTGTAGTCCTGCAGCATCACTCAGTAGTTATGACCAAAGCGGACAAAATTTACCGTGTGAAATGCACATACGACATGTCATCGAAGAACATTACTTTTGGGATGATGCCCATCAAGGATCCGGATATGATCAGCATCACCAGCGCCCCCGAGGCTCCAgcgccaaaaataaaaattttggattcCAGAGCCAGAGAAGTAGAGACTGTAAGGATTGGAGACAAGTTAATTTTCCGTATTGAAATTCCTGAAGACA CGCCATATGGAATTTTCGCAAGAAGCTGCGTTGCTATGGCCAAGGACTCGAAGAGCACTTTCCAAATTATTGATGACGAGGG atgTCCAGTGGATACTTCGATTTTCCCAGCATTTACTGCCGACCGTAACGCATTGCAGTCAGTGTACGAAGCCTTCAGGTTTACGGAATCATACGGAGTAATTTTCCAATGTAATGTCAAGTACTGTCTTGGGCCATGTGAACCT GCAATTTGTGAGTGGGACCACGAGTCTCTGGAGTCCTGGGGCAAGAGGAAGAGGAGAAGTGTCGATAATTCAACAGAGGAAAAGACTGAGGACATGACACTGTCCCAAGAAATTTTGGTCCTTGATTTTGGTGATGAGAAACAGTCGGAATTTTTGAGGAGCGACGCTAGTATCGATTTTAATGAAGCTG ATAAAACAGTGACCATTGTAGAGCCATGCCCAACAAAAACGTCGGTCCTAGCACTAGGAGTGGCCTGTGCCCTACTCGTCCTACTTTACATCTCAACAGTTTTCTGCTACTACATGAAAAAGTGGCTGTCGCCTCGTAAAATGATGCACTAG